GCTCGCGGGCGCCGAAACCGAGGGTGATGCCGACAATTCCCACACTGGCGATCAGCGGAGCGATGTCCCAGCCAACGGCTCCGAGCACCATGATGATGACCACAGTCCAGATACACAGGCTCACGGCGCTGCGCAGGAGCGCGCCGATGGTGTCGGCACGCTGGGCACGGCGCTTCTTGTCCAGGTTCCGCATGACGGGCTGTGCCCATTTCAGCTTCGATGAGCTGAAGAGGGCGTAGCCCTTCTGCGCCCGCTGGACAACGCGGTTGATCAGGAATCTTGCTGCCGTCCAGGCAAGGATGCCGACAACAATGATGATTCCGGCCTGGATCAGACCGGACCAGTCAAAGTCCTCGATCGGAATGGATGGCGTGTCAGTTTCAGCAGCGGTCAGCAACGGACGG
This genomic interval from Arthrobacter citreus contains the following:
- a CDS encoding mechanosensitive ion channel family protein, with the protein product MLTAAETDTPSIPIEDFDWSGLIQAGIIIVVGILAWTAARFLINRVVQRAQKGYALFSSSKLKWAQPVMRNLDKKRRAQRADTIGALLRSAVSLCIWTVVIIMVLGAVGWDIAPLIASVGIVGITLGFGARELIRDALAGFFITIEDQYGIGDVIEVGDTIGTVQSVGIRITRIVDDRGVIWYIRNGELAKVGNRSQGDFREPAGEPETAPAAAADAGSTAAAAAPAAAPAAPAAAPISNSAASTNSAASTKGESL